A genomic window from Candidatus Omnitrophota bacterium includes:
- a CDS encoding porin, producing MKKVLTVVGVAVIALSTMSLGASAGALAEATSSALGGIEFGGFLDLSWTYNFQTPDLPFGQGSNNSNVGRVFDVDNEDLVNINLLNFYIDNLPEDSGEVGFRVDFGYGEDANIIAGNDGIGANNLDLYQLFISYIAPVGNGLTIDVGRFASWYGYEAIESLKNDNFSRSFMFGLSYPHTHTGIRATYSINDMWEVSGGVTQGWDTVEDINDSKSFHFAVRFRPTEEIYVQNAISYGPERFNDNSNYRFLYDLVATWNVTEDWTIGANFDYGFDEDAIAAGTDDASWWALAGYVRYDVNEDVYLALRGEYFGDDDSWATPQPGVGASDNLWEITATAGYQITEDLLGRLEYRHDEADGDIFWDDNIRDQDSQDTIALEVIYQF from the coding sequence ATGAAGAAAGTATTAACCGTAGTAGGCGTGGCAGTGATTGCGCTGTCCACCATGAGTTTGGGTGCGTCCGCGGGCGCATTGGCGGAGGCCACTTCCAGCGCGTTGGGCGGCATCGAATTCGGCGGCTTCCTCGATCTGTCCTGGACCTACAATTTCCAGACCCCCGATCTTCCTTTCGGACAGGGATCAAACAACTCGAATGTTGGCCGCGTATTTGACGTCGATAACGAAGACCTTGTCAACATCAACTTGTTGAACTTCTACATCGACAATCTGCCAGAAGACTCTGGCGAAGTAGGTTTCCGCGTTGACTTCGGTTACGGCGAAGATGCGAATATTATTGCCGGTAACGATGGCATTGGCGCGAACAATCTCGACCTTTATCAACTGTTCATATCCTACATCGCTCCCGTCGGCAATGGCCTGACCATCGATGTAGGCCGTTTCGCCTCGTGGTATGGATACGAAGCCATTGAAAGCTTGAAAAACGATAACTTCTCGCGTTCCTTCATGTTCGGCTTATCTTATCCCCACACTCATACGGGCATTCGCGCGACCTATTCCATCAATGATATGTGGGAAGTCAGCGGCGGCGTTACCCAAGGTTGGGATACCGTAGAAGACATCAATGATAGCAAATCCTTCCATTTCGCCGTTCGTTTCCGCCCAACGGAAGAAATATATGTCCAGAACGCGATTTCCTACGGTCCAGAAAGATTCAACGACAATAGCAATTACCGCTTCCTTTATGATTTGGTCGCTACCTGGAACGTAACGGAAGACTGGACCATCGGCGCGAACTTCGACTATGGTTTTGATGAAGACGCTATTGCCGCTGGTACGGACGATGCTTCCTGGTGGGCTCTCGCTGGTTATGTCCGCTACGACGTGAACGAAGATGTTTACTTGGCTCTGCGCGGCGAATACTTCGGCGATGACGACAGCTGGGCCACTCCTCAACCTGGCGTTGGCGCAAGCGACAACCTGTGGGAAATCACGGCTACGGCTGGCTATCAGATCACCGAAGACCTGCTAGGCCGCCTCGAATATCGTCATGACGAAGCCGATGGCGATATCTTCTGGGATGACAACATTCGCGATCAAGATTCGCAAGATACGATCGCTTTGGAAGTCATTTATCAATTCTAA
- a CDS encoding amidohydrolase family protein, producing MWRETTKHERNRIIFKEEFDAFLPPVILDFHVHVFNEGVVPAEEPYSCGGHPIGRYDLADLEHDLSEIYPGRRTLAVCFGFPHVKYDRQRNNAYLAEQCDNRRFFPFRLFDPLEDAPELLRRDLENGRFRGLKPYLDYVRKPNLNDVEIPEMLPDWAMEIADELGLIVMLHIPRKARLADPLNQRQVIELCVKYPRARIVLAHIGRAYYLKNIVGQLHNLKDIPNLYFDLAMLNHWEVMEYLFQNVSPEKILYGTDIPIALAPGKSVEINDQYTYVTPVPWELSISDDHRKLVFTSFLYEELRAIKKAVERSGLGRDFVEGLFYGNGMKVFGM from the coding sequence ATGTGGCGCGAAACCACCAAACACGAACGAAACCGGATCATTTTCAAAGAAGAATTCGACGCATTTCTGCCGCCGGTTATTCTCGATTTTCATGTCCACGTTTTCAACGAGGGAGTTGTTCCCGCAGAGGAACCTTATTCCTGCGGCGGCCATCCTATCGGACGCTACGATCTCGCCGATTTGGAGCATGATCTATCAGAAATCTATCCCGGACGCCGTACGCTGGCCGTCTGTTTCGGCTTTCCCCACGTCAAGTACGACCGTCAACGTAATAACGCCTATCTCGCCGAACAGTGCGACAACCGCCGCTTCTTTCCTTTCCGCCTCTTCGATCCCTTGGAAGACGCTCCTGAGTTGCTGCGCCGCGATCTTGAGAACGGCCGTTTTCGAGGATTGAAGCCCTATCTGGATTACGTGCGCAAGCCCAATCTCAACGACGTGGAGATTCCCGAAATGCTGCCCGATTGGGCTATGGAGATCGCCGACGAACTCGGACTGATCGTCATGCTCCACATTCCTCGCAAGGCACGCCTGGCCGATCCGCTCAATCAGAGGCAGGTCATTGAACTGTGCGTCAAATATCCCCGCGCCCGCATCGTCCTGGCGCATATTGGCCGCGCCTATTATCTCAAAAACATCGTCGGCCAACTGCACAATTTGAAGGACATTCCCAATCTCTATTTCGACCTTGCCATGCTCAACCATTGGGAAGTGATGGAATACCTTTTCCAAAACGTCAGCCCGGAAAAAATTCTCTATGGAACCGACATCCCTATCGCCCTGGCTCCCGGCAAATCAGTAGAGATCAACGATCAATATACCTACGTAACCCCCGTTCCGTGGGAACTCTCCATCTCGGACGATCACCGGAAGTTAGTTTTCACATCCTTTCTTTACGAAGAACTGCGCGCCATCAAAAAAGCCGTGGAAAGATCGGGATTAGGCCGCGATTTCGTCGAAGGGCTTTTTTATGGGAATGGGATGAAAGTTTTTGGAATGTAA
- a CDS encoding family 78 glycoside hydrolase catalytic domain, with amino-acid sequence MMSRTILHFVAAITMLSMTICTGWCAESSAGIWPSYLRCEYRVDPLGIDIPQPRFSWELDCSHPEARMQKQSAYQVLAASSLDLLNSGQGDFWDSGKTASDQTSQVVYLGKALESNMDCWWKVRVWDQDDKASDWSRPARWSSGLLKPQDWKGQWIEKPFRMTFERCKWVWNPDGDPRNSVPEGTFYFRRRFHLDGTSQAAKFLITADDRFVLFIDGKEIGKSVGGADSWKKPQIIELDSLSAGDHAAAVVAVNEKASPAGLTGKLMILANNHQLVIPIDETWKVSSKEADGWKTAGFDDASWKNARVIAAVGEDGSPWGVPGDEDGLILPPPPYFQKVFRVEKPVKRAFVYATAQGVYELRLNGERVGEDYFAPGWSDYRKRLYYNAYDITCQLRQGENAVGAILSDGWFAGYVAWGRIRNRYAGEPKLRAQINIEYADGTSEIVGTDTSWMAIHQGPIQEADFLMGEVYDARKELKGWATTDFALKRGDSPYILGSDWSSAALSTSGKELDVELNAYPGVTVKKITEFPAKTVSEPQPGVFVFDLGQNLVGWARLKVQGPAGTKVQLRFAEVLNPDGTLYVTNLRAARVIDSYILKGEGVEMWEPSFTFHGFRYVELTGYPGHPPQDAVTGVVLHSDIAPAGTFECSNGMVNQLIHNIEWGMRGNYLEIPTDCPQRDERLGWMGDAQIFMRTGTFNKDIAAFFTKWIQDVVDSQRPDGSFTDVSPDVGLGSGVAAWADAGIVCPYTMYLVYGDTRILEKHYGAMQKYIEYLKKSCKDLIRPAFGYGDWLSLNADTPKDLLATAYFAYVTSLMQEIASAIGREDDAKEYEALYQGIRAAFAKAFVKADGQVLANTQTGYVLALRSSLIPEDKIPAAMRHLIRDLMVRDYHFSTGFAGLKDLLLILTRNGRIDIAYKLLLNDTFPSWGYEIKNGATTIWERWDGWTDEFGFQDPGMNSFNHYAYGAVGEWLYSTVAGIDADAPGYQRIVIHPQLGGDLDYVKTSYRSINGWIDSEWRLTEDEFQLNARIPVNTEAMIFVPAEKADSVAESGKPAGDSLGVSFVDLKNGAAIYHVGSGRYSFAAKRP; translated from the coding sequence ATGATGAGCAGGACAATCCTTCACTTCGTGGCTGCTATCACGATGTTGAGCATGACGATTTGTACCGGATGGTGCGCAGAATCCTCGGCTGGGATTTGGCCATCTTATCTGCGCTGCGAGTATCGCGTCGATCCTTTGGGCATCGATATTCCCCAGCCCCGGTTTAGCTGGGAGTTGGATTGTTCCCATCCCGAAGCGCGAATGCAAAAACAGAGCGCTTATCAAGTGTTGGCGGCCAGTTCGCTTGATCTTTTGAATTCGGGGCAGGGCGATTTTTGGGATTCCGGAAAAACGGCTTCCGATCAAACGTCCCAAGTCGTTTATTTGGGGAAAGCGTTGGAATCCAATATGGATTGCTGGTGGAAGGTGAGGGTATGGGATCAGGACGATAAAGCCTCCGATTGGAGCCGCCCGGCGCGTTGGAGTTCGGGATTGCTTAAGCCGCAGGATTGGAAAGGACAGTGGATCGAAAAACCCTTCCGCATGACCTTCGAACGCTGCAAGTGGGTATGGAATCCCGATGGCGATCCGCGAAACTCTGTTCCGGAAGGAACCTTTTATTTCCGCCGCCGCTTTCATTTGGACGGGACATCGCAAGCCGCAAAGTTTTTGATAACGGCGGACGACCGTTTTGTTCTTTTCATCGACGGGAAAGAGATTGGGAAAAGCGTAGGAGGCGCGGATTCCTGGAAGAAACCGCAAATAATAGAACTAGATTCGTTGAGCGCGGGCGATCACGCCGCCGCCGTTGTCGCCGTCAATGAAAAAGCCAGTCCGGCGGGATTGACCGGCAAATTAATGATCCTCGCCAATAACCATCAATTGGTCATTCCCATCGATGAGACTTGGAAAGTTTCCTCTAAGGAAGCGGATGGATGGAAAACGGCGGGTTTCGACGACGCCAGTTGGAAAAACGCCCGCGTCATCGCCGCCGTAGGCGAAGACGGATCGCCGTGGGGCGTTCCGGGAGACGAGGACGGTCTTATCCTGCCGCCGCCGCCCTATTTTCAAAAAGTCTTCCGCGTCGAAAAACCCGTCAAGCGGGCGTTCGTTTATGCGACGGCGCAGGGCGTTTACGAACTGCGTCTCAATGGCGAGCGGGTGGGAGAGGATTATTTCGCTCCCGGCTGGTCCGATTACCGTAAGCGGCTGTATTACAACGCCTACGATATTACCTGCCAATTGCGTCAGGGCGAGAACGCCGTGGGGGCGATTCTTTCCGATGGCTGGTTCGCGGGCTACGTGGCCTGGGGGCGCATCCGCAACCGTTATGCGGGCGAGCCGAAACTGCGGGCGCAGATCAACATCGAATACGCCGATGGAACCTCGGAAATCGTCGGTACAGATACGTCTTGGATGGCGATTCATCAAGGCCCCATCCAAGAAGCCGACTTTCTCATGGGCGAGGTTTACGATGCGCGTAAGGAATTGAAGGGCTGGGCTACAACCGATTTCGCGTTGAAGAGAGGCGACAGTCCATACATTTTGGGATCGGATTGGAGTTCAGCGGCGTTGTCGACTTCCGGCAAGGAATTGGACGTCGAATTGAACGCCTATCCTGGCGTGACAGTGAAGAAAATTACGGAATTTCCGGCCAAAACGGTCTCCGAACCGCAGCCCGGCGTTTTCGTTTTCGATTTGGGTCAGAATCTGGTGGGTTGGGCGCGCTTGAAAGTACAAGGTCCGGCAGGGACGAAAGTACAACTGCGATTCGCCGAAGTGCTCAATCCCGACGGAACGCTCTACGTTACGAATTTACGCGCCGCACGAGTAATTGACTCATATATTCTCAAAGGCGAGGGCGTTGAAATGTGGGAGCCGAGTTTTACTTTCCATGGTTTCCGCTATGTCGAATTGACGGGTTATCCCGGCCATCCGCCGCAGGACGCCGTCACGGGCGTGGTACTTCATTCCGACATTGCCCCGGCGGGGACGTTCGAATGCTCCAACGGCATGGTTAATCAGTTGATTCATAACATCGAATGGGGAATGCGCGGCAACTACTTGGAAATCCCCACCGATTGCCCGCAGCGCGACGAGCGGCTGGGTTGGATGGGTGACGCGCAAATCTTCATGCGCACGGGAACCTTTAATAAAGACATCGCCGCCTTTTTCACGAAATGGATTCAGGACGTCGTCGATTCCCAGCGCCCCGACGGCTCCTTCACGGACGTGTCTCCCGACGTGGGCTTGGGCAGCGGCGTAGCCGCCTGGGCCGATGCGGGAATCGTGTGTCCTTATACGATGTATCTCGTATACGGCGATACGCGCATCCTGGAAAAGCACTACGGCGCCATGCAGAAATATATCGAGTATCTTAAAAAGAGCTGCAAGGATTTGATCCGGCCAGCCTTTGGTTATGGGGATTGGTTGTCTCTCAATGCGGATACCCCAAAAGATCTGCTGGCGACGGCTTACTTCGCTTACGTTACCAGCCTAATGCAGGAAATCGCTTCCGCCATTGGACGCGAGGACGACGCCAAGGAATACGAAGCGCTCTATCAGGGAATCCGCGCCGCCTTCGCCAAGGCGTTTGTGAAAGCAGACGGCCAGGTGCTAGCGAACACCCAGACCGGCTATGTTCTGGCGCTGCGCAGCAGCTTGATCCCGGAGGATAAGATTCCGGCGGCCATGCGCCACCTTATTCGCGATCTGATGGTGCGCGATTATCACTTCTCCACCGGTTTTGCGGGATTAAAGGATTTGCTGCTTATATTGACGCGCAACGGCCGCATCGATATCGCCTACAAACTATTACTTAACGATACGTTTCCCTCTTGGGGATACGAGATCAAGAATGGCGCTACCACCATTTGGGAACGGTGGGATGGTTGGACGGACGAGTTCGGCTTCCAGGATCCCGGCATGAATTCCTTCAACCATTACGCCTACGGCGCCGTGGGCGAGTGGCTCTATTCCACCGTCGCCGGGATTGATGCGGACGCTCCTGGATACCAAAGAATCGTCATCCATCCTCAACTCGGCGGAGATTTGGATTACGTCAAAACCAGTTATCGATCCATTAATGGCTGGATTGACAGCGAATGGCGCCTGACGGAGGACGAATTTCAATTGAATGCAAGAATTCCCGTCAATACGGAAGCTATGATATTCGTCCCCGCCGAAAAAGCAGACAGCGTAGCGGAAAGCGGAAAACCGGCGGGGGATTCGCTTGGAGTTTCCTTTGTGGATTTGAAGAATGGCGCGGCGATCTACCATGTTGGATCGGGGCGTTATTCGTTCGCGGCGAAAAGGCCATAG